Proteins co-encoded in one Pyramidobacter porci genomic window:
- a CDS encoding short-chain fatty acid transporter, with the protein MSHENSAAKSGTFVTRMGNVMLRWSLKYMPDASIFAVVLTFIAFILGITLTDQGPMQMIQNWYKGLWELLGFSMQMSLIVITGSCVANAPLVKRWIDGLAGIPNSGRSAAFLVTFVSVVVSFVHWGLSLIVGAILAKELARNLRLKRIPFEYGLLAAGAYVGQMTWQGMLSSSVGLFIAMPGHVLEKTMGIVPMSQFMLNPMNIAVTVALAIFPAVFAAMLQPKNPDEFMPLDENAVRAIEKEDLKVKRRPENPTVGDVLNYSPLISLALCAMGFVYIFWAFSRKGLGALDFNMLNALFLFVGILLYGNIANYVQAVKDTTAGVAGIIFQFPLYAGIMGIVKYSGLVLILANGIAAISTKGTFYLWTFLSSSLVNMFVPSGGGQWAVQGPIAIESAKLMGADLVKTSLMVGYGNTWTNMAQPFWAIALLGITGLEAKHIMGYSMAIMLLSGFIFVLAAVLPF; encoded by the coding sequence ATGTCACACGAGAACTCTGCCGCCAAATCCGGAACTTTTGTCACCCGCATGGGCAACGTCATGCTGCGCTGGTCGCTGAAATACATGCCGGACGCCAGCATTTTCGCCGTTGTGCTGACTTTCATCGCGTTTATCCTCGGGATCACGCTGACCGATCAGGGACCGATGCAGATGATCCAAAACTGGTACAAGGGATTATGGGAACTGCTCGGCTTCTCCATGCAGATGTCGCTCATCGTCATCACCGGTTCCTGCGTCGCCAACGCCCCTCTCGTCAAGAGATGGATCGACGGGCTGGCGGGAATCCCCAACAGCGGACGTTCCGCCGCTTTTCTGGTCACGTTCGTCAGCGTCGTCGTCTCCTTTGTTCACTGGGGGCTGAGCCTGATCGTCGGCGCCATTCTTGCCAAGGAGTTGGCCCGCAATCTGCGGCTCAAGCGCATCCCCTTCGAGTACGGGCTTCTGGCCGCCGGGGCTTACGTGGGACAGATGACGTGGCAGGGGATGCTCAGTTCATCGGTCGGTCTGTTTATCGCCATGCCGGGACACGTTCTGGAAAAAACGATGGGCATCGTGCCCATGTCGCAGTTCATGCTCAACCCGATGAACATCGCCGTCACCGTCGCGCTGGCGATCTTTCCCGCCGTCTTTGCCGCCATGCTGCAGCCGAAGAATCCCGACGAGTTCATGCCCCTTGACGAAAACGCCGTTCGCGCCATTGAAAAAGAAGACTTGAAGGTCAAACGCCGTCCCGAGAATCCGACCGTCGGCGACGTTCTTAACTACAGCCCGCTGATTTCCCTCGCGCTCTGCGCCATGGGCTTCGTTTACATCTTCTGGGCTTTCAGCCGGAAGGGCTTGGGCGCCCTTGACTTCAACATGCTCAACGCGCTCTTCCTGTTTGTCGGCATTTTGCTCTACGGCAACATCGCCAACTACGTGCAGGCCGTCAAGGACACGACCGCCGGCGTAGCCGGCATCATCTTCCAGTTTCCGCTCTACGCCGGCATCATGGGCATCGTCAAGTACTCGGGGCTCGTGCTGATTCTCGCCAACGGCATCGCCGCTATCAGTACCAAGGGGACCTTCTACCTGTGGACGTTTCTTTCTTCATCGCTGGTCAACATGTTCGTGCCCTCCGGCGGCGGGCAGTGGGCCGTTCAGGGGCCTATCGCCATCGAGTCGGCCAAGCTGATGGGCGCCGATCTGGTCAAAACGAGCCTGATGGTCGGCTACGGCAACACATGGACCAACATGGCCCAACCCTTCTGGGCCATCGCCCTGCTGGGCATCACTGGGCTGGAAGCCAAGCACATCATGGGGTACAGCATGGCGATCATGCTGCTCAGCGGTTTCATCTTCGTGCTTGCCGCCGTTCTGCCCTTCTAA
- a CDS encoding efflux RND transporter permease subunit, whose product MNIARASIRRRAVVLFLCALTAVAGIVAYFRIGKLEDPAFTIKTAVVTAVYPGSTAYETEREVTSRIEDAVQSMGEVKHIRSRSMPGMALIYVDIKDEYDSSELPQVWDILRQKLNDVQPNMPAGSAILINNDFGDVYGQFYALIGDGYTMKDLWDYADFLKKQLVLVPEVASVQILGEQKEGVYVEFSSSRMASLGLSPASVFAVLNQQNSLSAIGSTITGDRYVRISPTSAILSVGDIGDLVIGGAGGRLIRLKEVASVRRDFVDPQTFMMRFNGRPALGVGIATVTGGNVVRMGRAVSRRLEDLEIHRPVGMELEEIYMQSDQVTASINDFIVNLGESLAIVIGVLLIFMGLRSGLLIGVVLLLTVAGTVAVMNQAGIFLQIVSLAALIIALGSLVDNAIVVTEGMLVGVERGVAVEDAASDAVESSKWAMLGGTFIAVMAFAPIGLSPDMTGEFCGSLLSVVGISMMLSWVAALTVTPVFGQMMLKAKKQENDPYDRGLFRAYRAALEWCLRHRAVTVGATLALFAAALAQFASLDQSFFPDSNTVYFMADLWGPQGSTLEAQSQATAELERYLRSQPEVKNVSSFIGGGSLRFMLTYSPPDPNNAFSQLVVEVRDEEQTRPVLLKTERYIADHMPSIRGTCRNFARGSGMTPKIEARFYGDDPAVLRRLAAQAVAVMEDDPSQNFVRHDWRDSVEVFRPRVLKDQMQNLGLTRPLINQAILVATTGAPVGVFRDGDRSLPILAALVPEERHRVDMLSALPLWAPAAQASVPLGTVVSSLDVTFEDDIVVRRDRSRVITVASEVKLGDNADAMLRRVRPAIEAIELPVGYHLEWGGEKEMFDDAIGGMATAFVPALVVMFTIMVFLFNGFRQPLIIFFSLPLIITGIAGGISVAGMDLSFVAIVGVLSLVGMLAKNSIVLLDQVSADFAAGRDRYEAIVADGVSRVRPVAMSALTTVLGMIPLIHDRLFGPMAVTIMSGLTVSTVLTLIVIPVLTAIAYRVPCPSERKK is encoded by the coding sequence GTGAATATCGCACGCGCCAGCATCAGACGCCGCGCGGTGGTGCTGTTTCTCTGCGCTCTCACCGCCGTGGCGGGCATCGTCGCTTATTTTCGGATCGGCAAGCTCGAAGATCCGGCTTTCACGATCAAGACGGCCGTGGTCACGGCCGTCTATCCCGGCTCGACGGCCTACGAAACCGAGCGCGAGGTGACCAGCCGCATCGAAGACGCCGTGCAGTCCATGGGCGAGGTCAAGCACATCCGCTCCCGTTCCATGCCGGGCATGGCGCTCATTTACGTGGACATCAAGGACGAATACGATTCATCGGAACTGCCCCAGGTATGGGACATCCTGCGCCAGAAGCTGAACGACGTGCAGCCGAACATGCCGGCGGGCAGCGCGATCCTGATCAACAACGACTTCGGCGACGTTTACGGCCAGTTTTACGCGCTGATCGGCGACGGTTACACGATGAAGGATCTGTGGGATTACGCCGATTTTCTCAAAAAACAGCTCGTGCTCGTGCCCGAGGTCGCCAGCGTACAGATCCTCGGCGAACAGAAGGAAGGTGTGTACGTCGAGTTTTCGTCCAGCCGCATGGCTTCGCTGGGATTGTCGCCGGCTTCGGTCTTCGCCGTGCTCAATCAGCAGAACAGCCTTTCCGCCATCGGCAGCACGATCACGGGCGACCGCTACGTGCGCATTTCGCCGACCAGCGCCATTCTTTCCGTGGGAGACATCGGCGATCTGGTCATCGGCGGGGCCGGCGGCCGGCTGATCCGTCTCAAGGAAGTGGCCTCGGTGCGGCGGGACTTCGTCGATCCGCAGACGTTCATGATGCGCTTCAACGGCCGTCCCGCGCTGGGCGTCGGCATCGCCACGGTGACCGGAGGCAATGTGGTGAGAATGGGACGCGCCGTGTCGCGGCGGCTCGAAGATCTGGAAATCCACCGGCCCGTCGGTATGGAGCTGGAAGAGATCTATATGCAGTCCGATCAGGTGACCGCGTCGATCAACGACTTCATCGTCAATCTTGGCGAGTCTCTCGCCATCGTCATCGGCGTGCTGCTGATCTTCATGGGGCTGCGGTCGGGACTGCTGATCGGCGTCGTGCTGCTGCTCACCGTCGCGGGAACCGTGGCGGTGATGAATCAAGCGGGGATCTTTTTGCAGATCGTTTCGCTGGCGGCGTTGATCATCGCGCTGGGCTCGCTGGTGGACAACGCCATCGTGGTGACCGAAGGAATGCTGGTCGGCGTGGAGCGCGGCGTGGCGGTAGAGGATGCCGCTTCCGACGCGGTCGAAAGCTCCAAATGGGCCATGCTGGGCGGCACGTTCATCGCTGTCATGGCGTTCGCCCCGATCGGGCTGTCTCCCGACATGACGGGCGAGTTCTGCGGCTCGCTGCTGTCCGTCGTGGGGATCTCCATGATGCTCAGCTGGGTGGCGGCGCTGACGGTGACGCCGGTATTCGGGCAGATGATGCTGAAGGCGAAGAAACAGGAGAACGACCCTTACGACCGCGGACTGTTCCGGGCGTACCGCGCGGCGCTCGAGTGGTGTCTGCGTCACCGCGCCGTCACCGTAGGGGCGACACTGGCGCTGTTCGCCGCGGCTCTGGCGCAGTTTGCCAGTCTCGACCAGTCGTTCTTTCCCGACTCCAACACGGTTTACTTCATGGCCGACCTGTGGGGCCCCCAGGGCTCGACGCTGGAAGCTCAAAGTCAGGCGACCGCCGAACTGGAACGGTACCTGCGCTCTCAGCCGGAGGTGAAAAACGTTTCCAGCTTTATCGGCGGCGGCAGCCTGCGCTTCATGCTCACCTATTCGCCGCCCGATCCCAACAACGCTTTTTCGCAGCTGGTCGTGGAAGTGAGGGACGAGGAGCAGACGCGCCCCGTGCTGCTGAAAACCGAACGGTACATCGCCGATCATATGCCCTCCATCCGCGGGACGTGCCGCAACTTTGCCCGCGGCAGCGGCATGACTCCCAAAATCGAGGCCCGCTTCTACGGCGACGATCCCGCCGTGCTGCGGCGTCTGGCTGCGCAGGCCGTCGCCGTGATGGAGGACGATCCCAGCCAAAACTTCGTCCGCCACGATTGGCGCGATTCCGTCGAGGTGTTCCGTCCCCGGGTGCTGAAGGATCAGATGCAGAATCTCGGTTTGACGCGCCCGCTGATCAATCAGGCCATTCTCGTGGCGACGACTGGCGCTCCGGTGGGCGTTTTCCGCGACGGCGACCGTTCTCTGCCCATTCTGGCCGCGCTCGTGCCGGAGGAGCGCCACCGCGTCGACATGCTCAGCGCGCTGCCCCTGTGGGCTCCGGCCGCCCAGGCGTCGGTGCCTTTGGGGACCGTCGTGTCGTCGCTGGACGTGACCTTTGAGGACGATATCGTCGTGCGCCGCGATCGCAGCCGCGTGATCACCGTGGCCAGCGAAGTGAAGCTGGGAGACAACGCCGACGCCATGCTGCGGCGCGTGCGTCCTGCCATCGAAGCGATCGAGCTGCCTGTGGGCTATCACTTGGAATGGGGCGGCGAAAAAGAAATGTTCGACGACGCCATCGGCGGCATGGCGACGGCTTTCGTCCCCGCGCTGGTCGTGATGTTCACCATCATGGTCTTTCTGTTCAACGGTTTCCGCCAGCCGCTGATCATCTTCTTCTCGCTGCCGCTGATCATAACCGGCATCGCCGGCGGCATCAGCGTTGCCGGCATGGATCTGAGCTTTGTGGCCATCGTCGGCGTGCTGAGCTTGGTCGGCATGCTGGCGAAAAATTCCATCGTGCTGCTCGATCAGGTCAGCGCGGATTTCGCCGCCGGGCGCGACCGTTACGAAGCCATCGTCGCGGACGGCGTCAGCCGCGTGCGCCCCGTCGCCATGTCGGCGCTGACCACGGTGCTCGGCATGATCCCGCTGATCCATGACCGGCTCTTCGGCCCGATGGCGGTGACCATCATGTCGGGACTGACGGTCAGCACGGTGCTGACGCTGATCGTGATCCCCGTCCTGACTGCGATTGCCTATCGCGTTCCATGCCCCTCTGAGAGGAAAAAATAG
- a CDS encoding TetR/AcrR family transcriptional regulator, with the protein MDDDLKERIARELIGLVREKSWDKVTVRELTTRCGISRGGFYYHFQDVMDALEWTVSREISRLLVRGAQSQDAGASLALMIRAMRGYYAELKSLFSATKMRPQAVAVVIRAIQDNLRPLLSRCATSGALPREQRELLVGLLSYGIAGMILEEPDGSDFSPEFVAREVRLLIEARLNLPVR; encoded by the coding sequence ATGGACGACGATTTGAAAGAACGGATCGCCCGCGAGCTGATCGGGCTGGTGCGGGAAAAGTCCTGGGACAAGGTGACGGTCAGAGAATTGACGACGCGGTGCGGCATCTCGCGCGGAGGCTTTTATTACCATTTTCAGGATGTCATGGACGCGCTGGAGTGGACCGTTTCCCGCGAAATCTCCAGGCTTCTCGTGCGAGGCGCCCAGTCGCAGGACGCCGGGGCTTCTCTCGCGCTGATGATCCGCGCGATGAGGGGCTATTACGCCGAACTGAAGAGCCTTTTCAGCGCCACGAAGATGCGCCCTCAGGCCGTCGCCGTCGTCATCCGCGCCATCCAGGACAATCTGCGTCCGCTGCTGTCGCGCTGCGCGACGAGCGGCGCGCTGCCCCGGGAACAGCGGGAGCTGCTGGTCGGCCTCCTGTCGTATGGCATCGCCGGGATGATTCTGGAAGAACCGGATGGCTCTGATTTTTCTCCCGAGTTCGTCGCTCGCGAGGTCCGCCTGCTGATTGAAGCGCGGCTGAACTTGCCCGTCAGGTAA
- a CDS encoding HutP family protein codes for MVTWENFMIPDNEADLCRLAILLAMTPNQDVEKEVIAQYQKLGLRSAATMISGFGIDSQTSIVRSVVNLCLNTNVIERKRSHVHPVCHCVLETAQSTRASDAIGQNFCFKAAVVRRREEFTLCFYGNLAMHELSGHKSIGVGYQILGN; via the coding sequence ATGGTAACATGGGAGAATTTCATGATTCCCGACAACGAGGCCGATCTTTGTCGTTTGGCGATTCTCCTCGCCATGACGCCGAATCAGGACGTCGAAAAGGAAGTCATCGCGCAGTATCAAAAACTTGGCCTGCGCAGCGCCGCGACGATGATTTCGGGGTTCGGCATCGACAGCCAGACGAGCATCGTGCGAAGCGTGGTCAATCTCTGTCTGAACACGAACGTGATCGAACGCAAAAGGTCTCATGTTCATCCGGTCTGCCACTGCGTCCTCGAGACGGCGCAGAGTACCCGCGCTTCCGACGCCATCGGTCAGAACTTCTGCTTCAAGGCGGCCGTCGTGCGCCGCAGGGAAGAGTTCACGCTGTGCTTCTACGGCAACCTGGCCATGCACGAGCTGTCGGGACACAAATCCATCGGCGTCGGCTATCAGATCCTCGGCAATTGA
- a CDS encoding efflux RND transporter periplasmic adaptor subunit: MKKSSLVALAKIAAGIAALSSAYWGLETFRRRENPEPRPEIVRPVKTVRLGGAQGGSGSEYFGFIQGAQRVNLSFRVPGTLAELPAEKGASVEKGALLARLDPRDFRTQLAQAESRQAQARAQYGEAESNFKRYSALYQQKVIASAQFDAYRTQLNVARAALNAATAQTEAARDALKDTELRAPFDGVVADRLVENFQDVTAKQTIVSFQDLSTLEIVFDVPDKDVLRAPIPVSADAKELARLSGDFRLAARFDAVPGRSFPVQLKEFSAQADPQTGTYAVTVTMPRPEDVRALPGMSVTVAADLGGAEPDGWFSVPATAVVSEGKEGAFLWRYQDGQVGKISVRIGQPGPKGTLEVSSAQLHGGELIVIYGVHFLHDGQKVRLMDEGL, encoded by the coding sequence ATGAAGAAGAGTTCTTTGGTGGCGCTGGCGAAAATCGCCGCGGGGATAGCAGCGCTTTCAAGCGCGTATTGGGGGCTGGAGACGTTCCGCCGGCGGGAAAATCCCGAGCCGCGGCCCGAAATCGTCCGTCCGGTGAAGACAGTCCGCCTGGGCGGCGCGCAGGGCGGAAGCGGCAGCGAATATTTTGGCTTCATTCAGGGAGCCCAGCGCGTCAACCTGTCGTTTCGCGTTCCCGGCACGCTGGCGGAACTGCCGGCTGAAAAAGGCGCCTCGGTCGAAAAAGGCGCGCTGCTGGCCCGCCTCGATCCCCGCGATTTCAGAACGCAGCTGGCGCAGGCCGAAAGCCGTCAGGCGCAGGCGAGAGCTCAGTACGGCGAGGCCGAATCCAATTTCAAACGTTACAGCGCGCTTTATCAGCAGAAAGTGATCGCTTCCGCCCAGTTCGACGCCTACCGGACGCAGCTGAACGTGGCCCGTGCCGCGCTGAACGCCGCGACGGCGCAGACCGAGGCGGCGCGCGACGCGTTGAAAGACACGGAGCTGCGCGCTCCTTTCGACGGAGTCGTCGCCGACCGTCTCGTCGAAAACTTTCAGGACGTGACGGCCAAGCAGACGATCGTCAGCTTTCAGGATCTCTCGACGCTGGAGATCGTTTTCGACGTGCCGGACAAGGACGTGCTGCGCGCTCCCATTCCCGTTTCGGCCGATGCGAAGGAATTGGCTCGTCTGAGCGGCGATTTTCGGCTGGCCGCCCGTTTCGACGCCGTCCCCGGTCGATCTTTCCCCGTGCAGCTCAAGGAATTCTCCGCGCAGGCCGATCCGCAGACCGGCACTTACGCCGTCACGGTCACGATGCCCCGGCCGGAAGACGTGAGGGCGCTGCCCGGCATGAGCGTGACGGTCGCCGCCGATCTGGGCGGCGCTGAACCGGATGGCTGGTTCAGCGTCCCCGCCACGGCGGTCGTCAGCGAAGGGAAAGAGGGCGCTTTCCTGTGGCGCTACCAGGACGGGCAGGTCGGGAAGATCTCCGTACGGATCGGTCAGCCCGGGCCTAAGGGCACGCTTGAAGTGAGTTCTGCGCAGCTGCACGGCGGCGAACTGATCGTGATCTACGGCGTTCATTTTCTTCACGACGGGCAGAAAGTCCGTCTGATGGACGAGGGGCTCTAG
- a CDS encoding alpha/beta hydrolase family protein — protein MRKKLFALFAFVVSAALFAVGASAAPAAKDKDELDLYAYTVADLNVVNPETGRTLRGRLYRPVTAGRTPLAICAHELGSNYARRWPQYGKSLASHGAAVYTFDFAGGGPKERADGTPGSHSDGETTEMSVMTEVKDLEAVLAAAKTWDFVDSGRIALIGGSQGGAVSVVAAARHAGDFKTLVLLYPALLIRDDLHKKFASADACPPVYKYNGWLDVSPVYVKDMWDYDLYVDMPKYDGPVLILHGDRDEIVPMSYSERAAAARKNTKSGGRRRFPCGKRRGGFRFSFAVNPLPARAAAKFA, from the coding sequence ATGAGAAAAAAACTGTTCGCGCTGTTCGCCTTCGTCGTTTCCGCCGCCCTGTTCGCCGTCGGGGCTTCCGCCGCGCCGGCGGCGAAGGACAAGGACGAGCTCGATCTTTACGCTTATACCGTCGCCGACCTGAACGTCGTCAATCCTGAAACGGGCAGGACACTGCGCGGCCGGCTGTACCGCCCCGTGACCGCCGGGCGGACGCCGCTGGCGATCTGCGCCCACGAGCTGGGCAGCAATTACGCCCGCCGCTGGCCCCAGTACGGCAAAAGCCTGGCCTCTCACGGCGCGGCGGTCTACACGTTCGACTTCGCCGGCGGCGGCCCCAAGGAGCGAGCCGACGGCACGCCCGGCAGCCACAGCGACGGCGAGACGACCGAGATGTCGGTGATGACCGAAGTGAAAGATCTGGAAGCCGTGCTCGCCGCGGCCAAAACGTGGGATTTCGTCGACAGCGGGAGGATCGCGCTGATCGGCGGCTCTCAGGGCGGCGCGGTCTCCGTCGTCGCCGCGGCGCGCCATGCCGGCGACTTCAAAACGCTCGTGCTGCTTTATCCCGCCCTGCTCATCCGCGACGACCTGCACAAAAAGTTCGCTTCCGCCGACGCGTGCCCGCCCGTGTACAAGTACAACGGCTGGCTCGACGTCAGCCCCGTTTACGTGAAGGACATGTGGGATTACGACCTCTACGTCGACATGCCCAAATACGACGGCCCGGTGTTGATCCTCCACGGCGACAGGGACGAGATCGTCCCCATGAGCTATTCCGAACGGGCCGCCGCGGCGCGAAAAAACACAAAAAGCGGAGGCCGCCGCCGTTTCCCGTGTGGGAAGCGGCGAGGCGGCTTTCGCTTTTCTTTTGCGGTCAATCCGCTTCCCGCGCGGGCAGCGGCGAAATTCGCGTGA
- a CDS encoding amidase family protein, producing MTGFDFMEATVAKVHAAYLDGSLTCRALCEYYLARIDCLESRINSIICVNPKALEEAERFDAYVKERRRLCGALHGIPVMLKDNFNTTDMPTTAGSVALKGWVPQKDAFVTKRLRESGALILAKTNLHEFAIWGETVSSILGQSVNPYDPTRTPGGSSGGTGATIAANIGIVGLGTDTINSVRSPASANSLVGIRPTIGLVSRAGIVPYSLTQDTAGPICRTVEDAARCLSVIAGYDPDDAETAWGVGHVVEDYAKYLDENALPGKRIGVLESLFGKEDVNRSTNAVMSEAMKVFEANGATLVPVRDDIDQSWLSSETSVHLDDFRRDLDGYLRELPADWPVHSMKEILDKGLFHPFSESNMRDAMKLGVSTPRYLEKMYNKIELRTRVLKIMADLRLDAMIYPHQQQLVCKCGASQRQRNGVLCSSTGFPSVCVPAGFAPDENAPVGVPVGMEIIGRPWSEALLISIAYAFEQHSHFRKPPVL from the coding sequence GTGACCGGTTTCGACTTCATGGAAGCGACCGTCGCCAAAGTCCACGCCGCCTATTTGGACGGTTCGCTGACCTGCCGCGCGCTGTGCGAATACTATTTGGCACGCATTGACTGTCTGGAATCGCGGATCAATTCCATCATCTGCGTCAATCCCAAGGCGCTGGAAGAAGCCGAGCGCTTCGACGCGTACGTGAAGGAAAGACGTCGGCTTTGCGGAGCGCTTCACGGCATCCCCGTGATGCTGAAAGACAACTTCAACACGACCGACATGCCCACGACGGCGGGAAGCGTCGCGCTGAAGGGCTGGGTGCCGCAAAAAGACGCCTTCGTCACCAAAAGGCTGCGCGAAAGCGGCGCGCTGATCCTCGCCAAGACCAACTTGCACGAGTTCGCCATCTGGGGCGAAACGGTCAGTTCCATCCTCGGGCAGTCGGTCAATCCGTACGATCCGACGCGCACCCCCGGCGGCTCTTCCGGCGGCACCGGCGCGACGATCGCCGCCAACATCGGCATCGTCGGCCTGGGCACCGACACGATCAACTCGGTACGTTCGCCCGCCTCGGCCAACAGCCTTGTCGGCATCCGCCCCACGATCGGCCTGGTCTCGAGGGCCGGCATCGTTCCTTACTCGCTGACGCAGGACACGGCCGGACCGATCTGCCGCACCGTGGAGGACGCGGCGCGGTGCCTCAGCGTCATCGCCGGCTACGATCCCGACGACGCGGAAACGGCGTGGGGCGTCGGGCACGTCGTGGAAGACTACGCAAAGTATCTCGACGAAAACGCGCTGCCGGGCAAACGCATCGGCGTGCTGGAAAGCCTTTTCGGCAAGGAAGACGTCAACCGCTCCACCAACGCCGTCATGAGCGAAGCGATGAAGGTATTCGAGGCCAACGGAGCCACACTGGTTCCCGTCAGGGACGACATTGACCAGTCATGGCTGAGCAGCGAGACGTCCGTTCATCTCGACGATTTCCGCCGCGATCTGGACGGCTATCTCAGGGAACTGCCCGCCGACTGGCCCGTTCACAGCATGAAGGAAATCCTCGACAAAGGGCTGTTCCACCCGTTCTCGGAAAGCAACATGCGCGACGCGATGAAGCTCGGGGTCAGTACTCCGCGTTACCTTGAAAAGATGTACAACAAAATCGAGCTCCGCACTCGCGTGTTGAAAATCATGGCCGATCTGCGGCTCGACGCGATGATCTACCCCCACCAGCAGCAGCTGGTCTGCAAATGCGGCGCCAGCCAGCGGCAGCGCAACGGCGTGCTCTGCTCGTCCACGGGGTTCCCTTCGGTCTGCGTGCCGGCGGGATTCGCTCCCGACGAAAACGCGCCGGTCGGCGTTCCCGTCGGCATGGAGATCATCGGCCGTCCATGGAGCGAAGCGCTCCTCATCTCCATCGCCTACGCCTTCGAGCAGCATTCGCATTTCCGCAAGCCGCCGGTATTGTAA
- a CDS encoding alpha/beta hydrolase family protein: MRARIDALNALGIATEFHAYEGLGHGFGLGTGTIAEGWINDAISFWERQMK, from the coding sequence ATGAGAGCGCGAATCGATGCACTGAACGCGCTGGGAATCGCCACCGAATTTCACGCCTACGAAGGTCTGGGACACGGATTCGGTCTGGGCACGGGAACCATAGCGGAAGGATGGATCAATGACGCCATCTCATTCTGGGAACGGCAAATGAAATAA
- a CDS encoding iron-containing alcohol dehydrogenase — MAIPSAFSASIRALIVHPLLDEAGKEVAEFSGIMSNPTYAKVQEGARLAREKKVDFILAVGGGPVSDCCKIVSAQAGLNEDIWEFEYAKRRRPTEFIPMGVVVTVGGTGSEQNDGAVITHEAKKIKSALWGASADFAVLDPAYTMSAPLTQAVSGAFDTLSHCMETYFGQPHDDNLSDDLSEAVMRSVIRNARRLVREPRNLSVRGELLWAAAMGENGLLKAGKTTDFQAHQIEHQLGAYTNCNHGMGLAVIHPVLYRHLYESAPERFARFARNVWNVPAGKDDEETARAGIRALADFIAEIGLPSNFRQMGIDGTDFFKAVAESTNISQGCCKRLTAGEILRILQECH; from the coding sequence GTGGCGATTCCCAGCGCGTTCAGTGCATCGATTCGCGCTCTCATTGTCCACCCTCTTCTCGACGAAGCGGGAAAAGAAGTCGCGGAGTTTTCGGGGATCATGTCCAACCCGACCTATGCCAAGGTTCAGGAGGGGGCCCGGCTGGCCCGCGAGAAAAAGGTCGATTTCATCCTCGCGGTAGGCGGCGGGCCGGTCAGCGACTGCTGCAAGATCGTTTCAGCTCAGGCCGGGCTGAACGAGGACATCTGGGAGTTCGAATACGCAAAACGCCGGCGGCCCACGGAATTCATCCCCATGGGCGTCGTCGTCACCGTAGGCGGCACGGGATCGGAACAGAACGACGGCGCCGTAATCACCCACGAAGCGAAAAAGATCAAGTCGGCGCTCTGGGGGGCCTCCGCCGATTTCGCCGTGCTCGACCCTGCCTATACGATGTCGGCGCCGCTCACCCAAGCGGTGTCCGGCGCTTTCGATACGCTCTCGCACTGCATGGAGACCTATTTTGGACAGCCGCACGACGATAACCTTTCCGACGATCTCTCCGAAGCGGTGATGCGCAGCGTCATCCGCAACGCGCGACGGCTCGTGCGGGAACCGCGCAATTTGTCGGTCCGCGGCGAGCTGCTCTGGGCCGCCGCCATGGGCGAGAACGGCCTGCTCAAGGCCGGCAAGACCACGGACTTTCAGGCCCATCAGATCGAACATCAGCTGGGCGCTTATACAAACTGCAACCACGGCATGGGACTGGCGGTGATCCATCCGGTGCTGTACCGCCACCTGTACGAAAGCGCGCCGGAGCGCTTCGCCCGTTTTGCCCGCAACGTCTGGAACGTTCCAGCCGGGAAGGACGACGAAGAGACGGCCCGCGCCGGGATTCGGGCGCTGGCGGATTTCATCGCCGAGATCGGCCTGCCCTCGAATTTCCGTCAGATGGGCATTGACGGCACGGACTTTTTCAAAGCCGTCGCCGAATCGACAAACATCTCCCAAGGCTGCTGTAAGCGGCTTACGGCCGGCGAGATCCTTCGGATTCTTCAGGAATGTCACTAG